CTGCTGTCTGTAGCAATAGGGGCATAATTTTGGCTCAGATTGTTGGATTTGGGTTGTACTTTGTTCCATCTTTCATCCTGCATTTGATCAAGCCacatcttgggccagatcctcagatggtgtaaactgacccagctccagtgactttaagggagcgatgccaatttacactcCTGTCATAATGCACCAGAGTAGTGCTCTGGTTGTGAGCAGTGAAGAGCCCTCACTACTCCAGACAATGGAAGTGACAAGTGCTGTACACCTTTGACATTCACATCATGAGACATCATGGAGAGGGGAATCAGAGTCATTCCCTCTCTCACTGTAACCCTGACCATtgctcttctcctttcctccACAGCCATCACACGATGAACTAAGaaagaaaatgtccaaccaaACCACCGTGACCGAGTTCCTTCTCctgggattctctgatgttcGAGAACTGCAGATTTTGCACTTCATTGTGTTTCTAGTGCTTTATCTGGCAGCCCTGACAGGGAATCTTCTCATCATCACAGCCACAGCTCTTGACCaccaccttcacacccccatgtacttctttcTGATGAGTTTGTCCATCCTAGACCTCGGCTCCATCTCTGTCACCATCCCCAAATCTATGGCCAATTCCCTTATGAACACCAGGTCCATTTCCTATTCTGGATGTGTCGCCCAAGTCTTTTTCCTCATCTTCTTTGCTGAGGCCGACTTTGTCTTACTCACCATCATGGCGTACGATCGATACATCGCCATCTACAAACCACTGCACTATGAGACTATAATGAACAGGAGAGCTTGTGTCCAAATGGCAGCCATTGCCTGGATCAGTGTAATCCTCTATTCTTCATTGCATACCGGGAACACGTTTTCGATAACCTTCTGTGGAGGCAACATGGTTGAtcagttcttctgtgaaatcCCCCAGCTACTCAAGCTCGCCTGCTCTAACTCGTACTTCAATGAAGTTGGGATTATTGAATTTAGTGTGTGTTTAACTCTaagttgctttgtttttataattgtgaCATATGTTCAGATCTTGACCACAGTATTGAGAATCCCCTCTGAGCAGGGCCGACATAAAACCTTCTCCACATGCCTTCCTCACCTCATTGTAATTTCCATGTTTCTTTCCACTGGTGTCTTTGCCTACGTGAAACCCATCTCCAGCTCTCCGTCAGCTCTAGATCTCGTGGTGGCTGTTCTCTATTCCGTGCTGCCACCAGTGATGAATCCAATCATCTACAGCATAAAGAACAAGGAAATCAAAGCTTCCCTGAGGAAACTGACTGGGTGGAGGTTATTCAACAAGAATAAAATGTCTGCGTTTCTCTGATGAACATGGTTTTATCTGTGTTGTTTTAGCAAATACAATCAACTGATGACATTACTGTCCCCATAAGAATATGGTATGTGATTTTTTTATGCAAAATGCTGTCTGTATAGTGGTAAATCCACACTAACTCCACTCAGTCAGTGGAGTTCTTCCaggtttataccagtataagtaaGATGAAAATCTATCGATCTCATGCTTTTATACTGCCACCCCTCACTATGTtatctgagtaccttccacataaaatcattAGCCAttagacttcatggagtctctggttcTTCTCCTTTTTGGGGGTCAAAACTTTGCTTGGGGTATGATGGCTTTTGGGTTTCTGTTTGCTGGTGTGACAGAGTGGGATATGGCAGCATCAGATCATGAACTCTGTGTTTTGCTGTCTGGGTAAATATTGACATGGTGACTGCAGAAGTCTGGGCTTGCTCAATAGCCCTCTATCGCTCTTTGTTCATGGCAGCTCTCCTACCTGAGAAAGGTGCATGTTACTTTActgaagaaagaagagaaatcaCTCAGAGAAATCAAAACTGAAGGCTGGGGCCTttgatttttgttgcctttcaccTACAGGCCCTGCTGCATGGAACAAGTCTTTTGCTGTATAGGGAATCTGGAAGtgatgggcgggggtgggggggggggagcatggcTGGTGGGTCTGGAAGTCTTAATTTTAGCACATGACAAAGAGACAGGGGACCTAtttaagtgcagagtcctacccTGTGTCAGGTGCCAGCCATAATCCCATGTAAGAAGGACTTGCAGGAGTTTattctatctaatctaatctgtcTATCGTAGGATCCCACACTGTCACCCATCACCAtgctatctgagcaccttccacctAAAATCGGGAGCCATAGCAAAGCCCCTAGTAGACCCTaaggagccagagactccattcctttttttgttcttccttcTCAGGGTAAAAGATATGATTGTGGTATCAGTGCAGTTGTTTGGTTCTTGCTTCTTtctcagattttttaaattttattttagggttgtttttttttggtttttttttactggtgGATTGATTTGTTTCTTTATGAGGTGGGAGTGCCTGGGGACAGGAGcactggaagctccctagaagtggtgGGGGGGCACCGACACCTGaaccaaggccccacccccatacggcctcttcccccgaggccccaccctcatGCCACCTCTCCCCCCCAAGGCCCTTCCCCacgcttgctcctctctgccccctccccaccatcggTCTCCCTtaaggccagtaaaaagtgggagaacatacccctcccacttttaaaagtgatggggccatggccccctgcccccccacccccatctccattcTGGTTCCTCTGCCTGGGGAGAGGCTGAGTGTTTGGGTAGACAGTGTTGTCAGTATTTTCTCATTTATTGGGCATGCCCGTATGTCATCTCCTTGATGGGGTTTTCCGAGCAATGGGTGAAGTAACATCTTGTATTGGCCCAATTTCTGTTGTTGAGAGAAACAAATttccaagcttacacagagctcttcttcgggtctgggaaaggtgttgagaatgtcacagctaaatacaagtttcagagtggtagccgtattagtctgtatcagcacgTTTTAAATTTTCATCCAGATTTGGGATAAAAACCAAtttcaaaatattggaatttcctctACAAtgaaaattccaaccagctccaaTTAGGGCTGGGACTTCCAAAGATGCCAAAGGGACATAGGTGCAAAAATTCTATTG
This genomic interval from Caretta caretta isolate rCarCar2 chromosome 14, rCarCar1.hap1, whole genome shotgun sequence contains the following:
- the LOC142068939 gene encoding olfactory receptor 14A16-like; the protein is MSNQTTVTEFLLLGFSDVRELQILHFIVFLVLYLAALTGNLLIITATALDHHLHTPMYFFLMSLSILDLGSISVTIPKSMANSLMNTRSISYSGCVAQVFFLIFFAEADFVLLTIMAYDRYIAIYKPLHYETIMNRRACVQMAAIAWISVILYSSLHTGNTFSITFCGGNMVDQFFCEIPQLLKLACSNSYFNEVGIIEFSVCLTLSCFVFIIVTYVQILTTVLRIPSEQGRHKTFSTCLPHLIVISMFLSTGVFAYVKPISSSPSALDLVVAVLYSVLPPVMNPIIYSIKNKEIKASLRKLTGWRLFNKNKMSAFL